The DNA window ACATTGTCGGTGTGACCGGCCACCTCGATCTGGAAGATCTCGGGGTGCACTTTCAGGACGCTCACGACCGCATCGAGCACGGAGAAGCTCGGAGCGCCCTGGATCTTGTCGCTGGCAGCCGCGAACTCGACGCGCTGCAGGATCTTGATGCCCTCGTCGCTGACCTGCGCGAGGTTGGGCCCGCGATCGGGGCATCCGTCCTCGTCCTCGAAGCCGTTGTAGTTCTCCGGCTGATCAGGGCACTGGTCCTTGTCGTCCGCGATGCCGTCCTTGTCGCGATCGGGGACCTCGTCGGGGCAGCCATCTTCGTCTTTGTAGCCGTTGATCACCTCCGGCTCGTCGATGCACTCGTCTGCCTCGTCCGGGATGCCGTCCTGATCGTTGTCTGGATCCGGGCACCCGTCGGTGTCCTCGAAGCCGTCGGTGTCTTCCGGCGCATCGGGGCACTGGTCGATCGGATCGGGGACGCCGTCTTCATCCCTGTCCGGGCAGCCGTAGAACTCCTTCGTGCGCACCTTGCCAGGTTGATCGGGGCACTTGTCGTTCTCGTCGGGGATCCCGTCCTTGTCGCGGTCGGGGACCTCGTCAGGGCAGCCGTCTTCGTCATCGAGGCCGTTGATGACCTCGGCTTTGTCGGGACACTTGTCCCGGATGTCGGGGATCCCGTCGCGGTCGTTGTCGTCGTCGGGGCAACCGTCGTCGTCCTCGAAGCCGTCCTTGTCCTCGGGCTGAGAGGGACAGGCGTCGTTCTTGTCGTCGATCCCGTCGCCATCCTCGTCCCCGGGCTCGCTGACGAACGCGACGCCAGCGAGGGCGCGGAACGCCGGAACACCGACGCCCTGGAGGATGCCGGCTCCGCCACCTGCGGTGAGCACGAGCCCCGAGCTGAGCGGCTGCACCTGGACGGCGCCGTCGATCTCGAAGGAGTTGGTCCCGGTCTTGGACGCCTCGGAGAACTTGAACCCCGTGGCGCCGAAGCCCTCCGCGAGCACGCGGAAGACCTCGCTGACTTTGTAGCCGACGGCGACCCCGTAACGCAGCTCGACCGGGCCGATCTCCGTGGTGCCGAGGCGCTGGGTGCCCGGCAGAATGACGGCACGTACGTTGGCTCCGAAGCTGAGGGGCCCGGACGATCCATCGAAGATGCCGCGCACGCCGATGCGCACGGGGGCGGAGTTCCCGATGTAGCTGTTCTCTGCCGTCAGCCGGCCCAGGGGCGCGCTCAGATCGAGTGCCGCGCCGATCACCACCGGGTCACGCGGCTCGCCGTACACACGCACCTTGCCTTCGAGGGTGGGATCACCGACGGCGAAGGCGCCGAGTCCCCCCTGCGTCGCTGTCCCCTGGGCGGGGTCGAACCCAGCGCCATTCGCGTAGACGAGGGGCAAGCGCAGGCCGACCTGAAGGAACTTGAGCGGGGTGATCGCTCCCATCAAATTCCACGTGAACATGTCGGAGACGACGGGAACGTCCTCGGTCACAGGGTTGGGTCGAGAGCAGTCCTCTTGAGAGACGCAGCTTCGCACCACGAAGGGCCGGCTCGCGTAATCGAACATCACGCCCGCAGACCACCCGAAGGCGGCCTCCATGCGGGCGCCCTCGACACTCAGGTAGTTCTTCGAGCCCGGCGCGGGCTCGAATCGCTGGACCGAGAACTCCCCCTCCGCCGCCGACTGCTGCGCGAATGCAACGCCGGCGCCGAGATGCACCGCGGCGAACCCGACCGACAGCAGAGACAGCGCTCGCAACGTCTTCATCGATCCTCTTTGCTCACGATCGTTCGTTTCCGGTGCCGCGTGTCGGTTGGACCCGGGGGGGATTCGACATGCTGGTCGACCAGAGGGGCCGCTACGCGTGCGTGCGCCGAATCTGGCGCAGCGTAACCGTAATCTTCTCGGATCTGGTCGTCATTTCCAAGGGCTCTCGAAGCCGAATCGATCCGTGTCGCGGCGCTTCGCGGTGGATGAGGATGTAGCGGGCGCATGCGCTCCGTCCGTGTTTGCGATGGTCCGCGCGTCGTCATGTTCGCGTCTGCGCTGGACAGCGAGTCCCGTTCGCGCCTGGTGCCGGTGGGTGGTGTTCTCGTGGCGGGGTGACCACCGGCTCCGCGCCTGAGACGACGTGGGCCCCCGTCCGAGCACCGCCCTGACCCGGGAGCTGTGGGGCCAGCGTCTCCTCGGGTGCCGGGGCCGACGAGGACGGGTAGGCCGAGCGGCGCCTTGACCACACAGGCCGGGCGTGAGACACCGCCCCCCCGATGCGCCTCTCGTCGCGGTTTCCGGGAATGTCGTGCAGATCGAGCCTTCGCGCCCTCGGCTTGGGCCTCGCCTCGGCGCTGTCTCTCGCTGGAATGAGCGCCTCTGCGCAGCCGCGGGCGGCGCAGCCGGCACAACCCACGACGCCGGACCAGCCTGCGCCCGCCCAGACCGCGCCGGGCCAGCCGGCACCTGGGCAACCCGGGGCTGGGCAGCCTGCTCCAGGCGCGGCCGGAGCGGGGCAGCCTCCCGTCAACGGCACAGCGCCTGCGCCCGCGGCGGAGCCGCGCGACGTGGCGGAACCCGGAACTGAGGACGAGGAGCCCTTGATGCCCTCGCAACCTGCCGCCCCCAGGGGACAGCAGGTGCCATCCGCCGTCGCGACGGCTCCCGCTGCCCCGTCCCCTGCTCGAGCCACCCGCCAGGGCGGGTCAGGCGAGGTCGGCGCGAGCCCCAGCGAGGTCTATGCGGAGGACTGGTGGTCTCACGCGCGCCCGACCTTCGAGATCCACGGTCTCTTTCGTGTCAGGGCCGAGCTCTTTCACAAGTTCGCGCTGGGCAGGCGCGCGCCTCCTGGCTCTGCGCTCCTCTGGGAACAGCCGCCCGACAACAGCTACGTCGATCTGAACGGCATCCCGCATCCGGTCCGCCTGTGCGGGGATGATCCGGTCAACCCGGTGCCGTGCGAGAACAACACCAACTCGGGCGCCAACATGCGCTTCCGGCTCAACCCGGAGCTGCACATCAGCGACAACATTCGTGTTCTGTCGCAGATCGACCTGCTCGACAACATGGTCCTCGGTTCCACACCCGAGGGGTATGCGAACCGCCCTGCCGGCGCGGGCTACCAGGTCGTCGCCCGCGGAGGCTACGCGCCCGCAGGGGGATTCGCGAACACGCAGTGGGCCCCTGTCTCGGGCGTCAACTCGACGACCGACTCGGTGATGGTGAAGCGGATCTGGGGCGAGTACCTCACCCCCATCGGTCTCCTGCGGTTTGGCCGCATGCCCCAGCACTGGGGTCTCGGCATGCTCTGGAACAGCGGCGATGGCTTCGACTCGGACTGGCAGACCACCGTCGACCGGGTGATGCTCGTCACCGGCATCAAGAAGTACGACATCTACTTCTCTGCCGCCTGGGACTACATGAACGAGGGCGCGATCAGCTCGTCGCTCTACGAACAACAAGGGCAGCCCTACGATCTGTCGTCGGCCGACGATGTGAACCAGTACGTCCTCACCGCGGTGCGTCGGAAGAACCCCGAGCTTCAGAAGCTGGAGCTGGCGCGTGGGAACGTGGTGGTGAACGGCGGCGTCCACTTCACCTACCGCAGCCAGCAGCTCGCCAACGACGTCAGCTCCACGCCCGATCCGACGGCAGGCGCGTCCCTCGGCCAGAGCGCGACGGGCTTGCGGCAAGGCTTCAGCCGCCGTGGTCTGGAGATGTACATCCCCGATCTGTGGTTCCAGCTCCTGTACAAGAAGTTCCGCTTCGAGGTGGAAGCCGCGGCGATCCTGGGCTCGATGGAGAACACCGCCGTCTCGGGGTCGGACTACGAGAACCTGCTGGTGCAGGACAAAAATGGCTGGGGAATCCGTCAGTTCGGTGTGACGACGCAAGCCGAGCTGCGCGCCTTTGAGGACAAACTCCGGGTTCAGTTCAACTTCGGTTACGCCAGCGGGGACGGGGACGTGGGGAGCCTGTCCCCTGGACGAGGGCAGGGCATCCAGCCACAGCTCACCTCGGATCGGACCTACTCCACCTTCCGCTTCCACCCGGACTACCGCGTCGACCTGATCCTCTGGCGTAACATCCTCTCTCGGGTCCAGGGCGCCTACTACTTCAGGCCCTCGGTCGAGTACGATTTCGCGCGGGACAAGAACGGCCAGCGGCTCGGTGGCGGCGCGGCTGCGATCTGGAGCCGCGCGGCGGAGTTCGTCCAGGCCCCGGGCCACGCCCGGGATCTCGGCATCGAGCTGAACGCCACGCTCTACTATCAGGCCCGTGATGGCGCGCTCAACGATGACCCCAACCGGATGGGTGGGTTCTACACGATGATGCAGTATGGCGTGATGTTTCCTCTGGGAGGACTCGGCTACCTGCCCGGGCAGGAGCTGAACTACCAGCGCACCACGGGCTCGGCGGATCTCGATACGGCGACGGCGCAGACGGTGCGCTGGTATCTTGGTATCCTCTTCTGAGGTTTGCGCCCGGCTGTCCTGCTGCCGGTGCCTGGCGAGGGACAGCCGATGCTACGACACCGCCTGATCGTCATTGCATGCGTCGCGTCGTTGCTCGGCTCGGCGTCGTCTTCAATCGCGCAGGATGAGGCCTTGGCGCTCAAGGACCTCGCGACCGACACGGACGCTCGCGTTCGGGTCGCGGCTGCGCTCGCCCTTGGGAAGACGAAGAATCCCGCCGGCCGCGCTGCACTGGAGAGCGCCCTCAAAGACGGCAATGCCTCGGTCCGGGTTGCGGCTGCGGCTGCGCTGGGCACGCGCGGGGAGACCTCCTCGCTGCCCGCGCTTCGTGCGGCTCTGCAGAAGGAGGAGGTCGTCAATGTTCGGTCGCAGCTCGATGCGGCCATTCTGCGCCTCTCCAGCAAGGCTCCGGTGCGGTTTCTGGTCTCGCTCGGCAAGCTCGACAACCGCTCCAGCGTCAAGGATGGGCGCGTGATCAACGTGCTCCGCGAGGAGACGCGCGCCAAGGCCGCCCTCATTCCGGGTGTCGAGCTGCTGGCCGAAGGGGTGGACGCGGCGGAGGTCGGCCAGGCGCGCAAGCTGCCTGCTTTCACGCTCGATGGGGCAGTCACTCATCTCGCCAAAGGACAGGCTGGAGGCGACTTCTCCTACGCAGCGCAGGTCGAGTTCCTCATCCGGAAGCAACCGGAGCAGGCACTCAAAGGCTCCTTGGCTGGATCGGCCCGGGCGCTTGCCGAAGCCCGGTCGGTTCGCGGGCCTGCCCAGATCGACCAGCTCCAGCGGGATGCGGTGTCTGGGGCAATCGAGAGCGCCCTGCGTGGAGCGACCACAGCGCTGGAGTCGGCTGCCGGTCTGGG is part of the Chondromyces crocatus genome and encodes:
- a CDS encoding OmpA family protein produces the protein MKTLRALSLLSVGFAAVHLGAGVAFAQQSAAEGEFSVQRFEPAPGSKNYLSVEGARMEAAFGWSAGVMFDYASRPFVVRSCVSQEDCSRPNPVTEDVPVVSDMFTWNLMGAITPLKFLQVGLRLPLVYANGAGFDPAQGTATQGGLGAFAVGDPTLEGKVRVYGEPRDPVVIGAALDLSAPLGRLTAENSYIGNSAPVRIGVRGIFDGSSGPLSFGANVRAVILPGTQRLGTTEIGPVELRYGVAVGYKVSEVFRVLAEGFGATGFKFSEASKTGTNSFEIDGAVQVQPLSSGLVLTAGGGAGILQGVGVPAFRALAGVAFVSEPGDEDGDGIDDKNDACPSQPEDKDGFEDDDGCPDDDNDRDGIPDIRDKCPDKAEVINGLDDEDGCPDEVPDRDKDGIPDENDKCPDQPGKVRTKEFYGCPDRDEDGVPDPIDQCPDAPEDTDGFEDTDGCPDPDNDQDGIPDEADECIDEPEVINGYKDEDGCPDEVPDRDKDGIADDKDQCPDQPENYNGFEDEDGCPDRGPNLAQVSDEGIKILQRVEFAAASDKIQGAPSFSVLDAVVSVLKVHPEIFQIEVAGHTDNVGPADMNRTLSQKRAETVVAYLVSKGIASDRLIAKGYGPDKPIADNLTNAGRQKNRRVEFNTVKSPKKSAAPATPAPASPTPGG
- a CDS encoding TIGR04551 family protein; this encodes MPSQPAAPRGQQVPSAVATAPAAPSPARATRQGGSGEVGASPSEVYAEDWWSHARPTFEIHGLFRVRAELFHKFALGRRAPPGSALLWEQPPDNSYVDLNGIPHPVRLCGDDPVNPVPCENNTNSGANMRFRLNPELHISDNIRVLSQIDLLDNMVLGSTPEGYANRPAGAGYQVVARGGYAPAGGFANTQWAPVSGVNSTTDSVMVKRIWGEYLTPIGLLRFGRMPQHWGLGMLWNSGDGFDSDWQTTVDRVMLVTGIKKYDIYFSAAWDYMNEGAISSSLYEQQGQPYDLSSADDVNQYVLTAVRRKNPELQKLELARGNVVVNGGVHFTYRSQQLANDVSSTPDPTAGASLGQSATGLRQGFSRRGLEMYIPDLWFQLLYKKFRFEVEAAAILGSMENTAVSGSDYENLLVQDKNGWGIRQFGVTTQAELRAFEDKLRVQFNFGYASGDGDVGSLSPGRGQGIQPQLTSDRTYSTFRFHPDYRVDLILWRNILSRVQGAYYFRPSVEYDFARDKNGQRLGGGAAAIWSRAAEFVQAPGHARDLGIELNATLYYQARDGALNDDPNRMGGFYTMMQYGVMFPLGGLGYLPGQELNYQRTTGSADLDTATAQTVRWYLGILF
- a CDS encoding HEAT repeat domain-containing protein, which encodes MLRHRLIVIACVASLLGSASSSIAQDEALALKDLATDTDARVRVAAALALGKTKNPAGRAALESALKDGNASVRVAAAAALGTRGETSSLPALRAALQKEEVVNVRSQLDAAILRLSSKAPVRFLVSLGKLDNRSSVKDGRVINVLREETRAKAALIPGVELLAEGVDAAEVGQARKLPAFTLDGAVTHLAKGQAGGDFSYAAQVEFLIRKQPEQALKGSLAGSARALAEARSVRGPAQIDQLQRDAVSGAIESALRGATTALESAAGLGKR